In Magnetococcales bacterium, the genomic stretch GACCTCCTTCCCAGTTTTTCAAACGTTTACTAAAATAGGGGGGCTGAATAGTTACACTATTTTTTCAGCTTGCGGGCACGCCACACAACCAGAAGGCCCGCCAAAAGGCAGTGCAGCATATTGATGGCAAAGACGCCCAGGGAGACCAGAATCACCTGCTCGGTGCTGGCACCACCGATTTCGTGCCAGAAAAAAAGGGCAACCAGCTCAGCCGGACCCCGCCCCTGAATGCTGAAGGGAAGCAGGGCCATCAGCATGATGGCCGGCGATCCGACCATGAACAGACTCCAGGGAATGATCATGCCAAAGGCACGTCCCACCAGCATGAAAATCAAACTGTTCAACAATACAAAGCCCATACTGATGAGGGAAGTGTTCCAGAGAAGTCGCGGACGCCGACCACTGACCCGGATGGCCTCCAAGACCTGGTTGCCATGCCCGGCCATGCGGCCCAGCAACCCTGGCGTGTCGGACGATACCTTCAGGACAGGCAGGCCTTTCCAAACCAGCAACAAAATCGTCCCAAACATGCCAGCCAGGGTGATGCCCATGATCGACACCATTGTGGCATGTTGTTGCAGATCCGCCCCGAACCAGAACAGGGCGGCAATGACAAAAGCGGAAAAATTGATCACCAGGCCCTGAAGACGCATCAGCAGCAAAGATGCCGCCGCATGATGTCGCCGCCCGGCTGGCACCAGGGTCAACCGGTACATGTCGCTGCCCACCCGACCGGGCACAAACGCATCAAAAAAACCCGCCTCCAGATGAATGATCTGCACCCAAAGCCACGGCCAGGCATTGCCGTCACTCTGGAGCAACACCTGCCAGCGCCAACCCTGCAAAAGAACAGGACCCAGTTGCAGAACAAAAGCCGCCACGATGAGTCGATAATCGGCCTGTCCCAGAATGGTCTGCAATTGCCGCCATTCAACCTTGGCAAAAATGGTACCCAATATGAGTACGGGTACCAGATACCGAATGACGCGCCACCAGAAACGACCGGAACGTATTGTGCGGATCGGATGTACTCCAAATGAATCGACTGGTTTCAAGGCAAGGCTTTGATTATCGCTTCGGCCATTCTGTCATGGGGTCCAGGGGGCCAAATGGGTGATCATGGCCCAAGTCAGAGAAGACCATCAACAATGATCAAGGCCTTCAGGGCAATACAGGCCTTCAGGGCAATACAGGATTTCCGGTTGCCCGGTCAAGGGTGGCCAGGGAGGTCAGATATCCTGCCTGCGCGGAAGTATAGCTGTTGCGGGTGGAGGTGAGCAAATCCATGGCATTCAGGACATCGGTGGCCGTTCCCAGTTGCTCGCGATAGCGGACCTGGTTGACCCGGTAGTTTTCCTCGGCCTGATCCAGGGATTGTTTCAGGACCTGGACCCGTTTGGCAGCCCCCTGGGTGTTCAGGTAAACCTGTTTGACCTCCAGCAGAATGGTTTCGATCAGCTCCCGAAATTTCAGGTCGGTCTGCCGGTTGGCGGCGCGTTGGGCCTCCACGAGCTGACTGGTGCGCCCCCACTCCCAGAAATCCCAGTTCACATTGAGGGTCACGCTCTCCCTGGAGTCGTTCGGGTTGTAGTGTACATCGTCGGCATCCAGGTTGTGGGTGGCACGCAAGGAAACGGAAGGCAACAGGGCCGCCTTGGTGATGGTCTCACTCAACTGACCGGTCTCCAAACCCAGGCGGGCACTTTCCAGATCGGCCCGGTTGGCCTTGGCCTGGGCAAAAGCCTCCTCCAGGGTCACCGGAATCTCCTGCCATTCCAGGGTACCCGTAAAATCGACCGGGGCATCCAAGGGACGTTGCAACAATCGGTTCAAACCGGATTTTGCCAGTTGCAGGGCATTGTCGGCTTCGATCAACCGCTGCTCGCCCCGTGCCACTTCCACCTGGGCCTGAAGAACCTCATTCCGCCAAAAGCGCCCTTCCCGATAAAATGCCTGGGCATTCTGCTCGTGCTGTTTGAGCCGTTCCAGGGCGGCCACCGCCTCCTTGTGCAGGGCCGTGGTCTCCAACAGCGTATACCAGGCCGCCTTGACTCTCTGCACCAGGGACCGTTTTTCGTTGAGCAGGTTCAGTTCCGCCTGCCGGGTTTCGAGAAGCGATTTTTTCCAACTGCCCTGCAAGGCTCCGCCGCTGTAGAGGGTCTGACTGACGTTCAGGGTGGTATTGTAGGTTTCGGCCAGTGAGCCACTGCGGGCCGTGTTGTGCAAAATATCGGTACGGCTTGTTCCCAGGGACAATTTGGGCAGCATGTTTTTGAAGGCTGCCTTGGCCAGGGCCTCCTTGTTTTTTTGTCCTTCGGTCTGCGCATCCAGGTTGAGATTTTCCCGGAAAGCGATTTCCAGGCTTTTTTCCAGGGTCAGGAGTTCGCCAGCCCCGCACAGCAACAACCAACCGACCCACGTCACCGCCACAATCCGTTGACCTTGCAGCGACCAATTCATGGCACACTCCCCCCATGATTCAGGATCGGATACCGTCCGGCCCATGACATATCCACAACCCGTTGACCTTGCAACGACCAATTCATGGCACACTCCCCCCATGATTCAGGATCGGATACCGGCTCATGGCACACTTCCCCAGTGTTTCAGGGTCAGATACCGTCCGGCCAGAATTTCACCTGGACCGGGCGTCAAGGACCAGATGACCCGACGCAGACCGCTGGCCCCATCGATGAACGGCATCACGCTCCGCACCTGGGCGGTCCCCACCACGCGACCTGCCGGTTCCATGACCTGAGTTTTTGTGCCGGGCTGGAGGGTCTTGACCAGTTCGGGTGGCACATCCATGGTCAATTCCAGGTTGGTCAGATCCGCCAGTTCGAGTACCGTGGCCCCGACGCCGACATACTCTCCCAGATGCGAAGCCAGGGCCACCACGACACCATCATAGGGCATGACCAGCTTGCACCCCTCGATGGCCAGACGAGCCGCCTCCCGGTCTGCCTCGGCCAGCTTGATCTGCGATCTGGCCTGGCGCACGGCATATTCGGACTCGGCCACCGCCATGTCGGAAACAATGTTGGCACTTTTCAGACGGGCATTCTTGTCGCGGCTGTGGATGGCCTGTTCCAGGGCCAGTTGCCCGTTGGCCAGGGTGGCTTCGGAGCGGACCAGGGTCACCCGGGCCGTGCTGTCATCAATGCGTGCCACCACCTGTCCCTTGCGTACCACATCCCCCTCTTTGGGCAGCAACACGATCCGTCCAGGTTGCGTAAAACCCAGTTTGGAACGTTGCGTGGCCATGGCCACGCCGCGCAAATGCACAAATGTCTCGCTTTCAATCGAGGATGTGGCGGGGGGCGCGGTCACCGCCGGGGTCCGGGTCGCCTGGGCACTCCCGGCGGGTGTTACCAGGGTCCGGGTCGCCTGGGCACTCCCGGCGGGTGTTACCAGGGTCCGGGTCGCCTGGGCACTCCCGGCGGGTGTCACCGGGGCCGGATCGTGGGTCCCGGAGGAAATCGTTGTCCCGGTCGCTGCGGCGGCCAGGACCGGGCAAGACCCGCTGACCGCCCAGAACAACAGACCTGCAAGGAGACGGATCTTCCGTAAATGGGGCACCTTCATCCAGGCATTTCCTTTCAAGTCATCCAGAGGTGATGTCAAATCCAAAGATCCGCACGCAAACCCTGACGAATGGGACGCAGGATATGCAACCACAGGGGTACCTTCTCTCCGTATATCTTGACCTCCCCTTCGGTATCTGGTGGGGGAGACGGCATGGTATCGGGAATGTGCAGATGGATGCGTACCTGAAACAGGCGATTGTTGCCATCCATCCTGGTGACAGGTGTCACCCGCCACACCTTGCCGACCAGAATGGCCGGTGCATCCCCCCGCAATTGAATCAGGGCCGTATTGCCTTCCGCAACCAGAGCCAGATCCGCCTGGGACAAAACCACATTGATGTGGCGTTGCCGGGCCGGCATGAGTTTGAGGAGCGTGGTCCCGGCCCCAAAATACCGTCCCTCCAGATTGACGGGAGGCGGTCCCTCCACAAGCCAGTCACCCGCCGGAGCGGCAATGGTCAGATAACGGGCACGGTCAGCCAACGCCCGCATCTGTTCATCCACCAGACGCGCTTCAATATCCATGCGTTGCAGGAGTTTTCTGTCCCCGGTGGTCAGGGCGCGATTGCGATTCAGATCCTGGATCTGTCTGCGGGAGAGCAGGCGTGCCCTTTCCAGGTCCAGACCAGGTGCCCGCAAGGTGACCAGAGGTTGACCCGGGGCAACGGTCAAGCGCCGCCCGGCATCATAGTTGACCTGGGTCACAAAGCCCCCTTCCCGGGCATACACGGTCAAAAACTGCGCATCCACCTTGCCTTTGGTTGCAATGCTGATCTGCGGTGACCAGGCAAACAGAAGCACGCCGAACACAGCCAGACCTCCGGCAGTCGCCAGACGTCGCCGGGTGGTTTTGAACAGGGCGTTCATGCCCAACTCCTTCAGGGTTTTGGACCAACTGCCGGTCAGCATTTTGGTCAGTTTGGCCACCAACCACAAAAAAAGGACAATCCCCGCCATGCCAACAGAATTGGCTACCATGTCATAGAGCATGAAGCCCAATCCGGACATCAGGATGGTCAGATAGGTGACCGTCAGCGAACCGTAGATCAGGTAGATGCGCCGTTCCCGCCGGGTGGGACGCAGGGGAGTTTCATCCTGGATCCGGAACAGACGGGTCTTCAACCAGTGGGAGAACCAGTCGATGGCATTCTGGCGCAGATTGGGTACCTGGAGCCAGTCGCTCAGAATGTAATAGCCATCATATTTCAACAACGGATTGAGATTCATGAACAGGGAGGCAGCCGTGCTGATGGTCACCAGCATGAAAGCGGTCCGTCCCACCGGATTGTTGATATCGGTGACCAGCCAGACAAACACGGCACAAGCCGCCAGGACAAGTTCGATCCAGATGCCGGCCATGGCCACGTAGATTTTGTGGCGATTGTTTTCGAACATCCAGGCATCGTTG encodes the following:
- a CDS encoding flippase-like domain-containing protein, giving the protein MKPVDSFGVHPIRTIRSGRFWWRVIRYLVPVLILGTIFAKVEWRQLQTILGQADYRLIVAAFVLQLGPVLLQGWRWQVLLQSDGNAWPWLWVQIIHLEAGFFDAFVPGRVGSDMYRLTLVPAGRRHHAAASLLLMRLQGLVINFSAFVIAALFWFGADLQQHATMVSIMGITLAGMFGTILLLVWKGLPVLKVSSDTPGLLGRMAGHGNQVLEAIRVSGRRPRLLWNTSLISMGFVLLNSLIFMLVGRAFGMIIPWSLFMVGSPAIMLMALLPFSIQGRGPAELVALFFWHEIGGASTEQVILVSLGVFAINMLHCLLAGLLVVWRARKLKK
- a CDS encoding TolC family protein, with the protein product MNWSLQGQRIVAVTWVGWLLLCGAGELLTLEKSLEIAFRENLNLDAQTEGQKNKEALAKAAFKNMLPKLSLGTSRTDILHNTARSGSLAETYNTTLNVSQTLYSGGALQGSWKKSLLETRQAELNLLNEKRSLVQRVKAAWYTLLETTALHKEAVAALERLKQHEQNAQAFYREGRFWRNEVLQAQVEVARGEQRLIEADNALQLAKSGLNRLLQRPLDAPVDFTGTLEWQEIPVTLEEAFAQAKANRADLESARLGLETGQLSETITKAALLPSVSLRATHNLDADDVHYNPNDSRESVTLNVNWDFWEWGRTSQLVEAQRAANRQTDLKFRELIETILLEVKQVYLNTQGAAKRVQVLKQSLDQAEENYRVNQVRYREQLGTATDVLNAMDLLTSTRNSYTSAQAGYLTSLATLDRATGNPVLP
- a CDS encoding efflux RND transporter periplasmic adaptor subunit, which encodes MKVPHLRKIRLLAGLLFWAVSGSCPVLAAAATGTTISSGTHDPAPVTPAGSAQATRTLVTPAGSAQATRTLVTPAGSAQATRTPAVTAPPATSSIESETFVHLRGVAMATQRSKLGFTQPGRIVLLPKEGDVVRKGQVVARIDDSTARVTLVRSEATLANGQLALEQAIHSRDKNARLKSANIVSDMAVAESEYAVRQARSQIKLAEADREAARLAIEGCKLVMPYDGVVVALASHLGEYVGVGATVLELADLTNLELTMDVPPELVKTLQPGTKTQVMEPAGRVVGTAQVRSVMPFIDGASGLRRVIWSLTPGPGEILAGRYLTLKHWGSVP
- a CDS encoding efflux RND transporter periplasmic adaptor subunit — translated: MSGTPPPPLRADVKIRKNHSQGETTYILKEPDSGSYYRFDAAQYLMLTLFDGRKDHDALVSAFDAASDEYAYDLEALASLIDSAREFKLLQRSKKEENIALLEKMKADRKGRMLQAQGSLMLMRFHLVDPNAAFEKIVGHLRWVWTPMTVKASLLLMGVAILVGISQASRFSEDFQEVFRFQAEGGWNFLKIWLVALTAIAFHETAHGLTCKNYGGDVDDMGFLLLAFQPCLYCNVNDAWMFENNRHKIYVAMAGIWIELVLAACAVFVWLVTDINNPVGRTAFMLVTISTAASLFMNLNPLLKYDGYYILSDWLQVPNLRQNAIDWFSHWLKTRLFRIQDETPLRPTRRERRIYLIYGSLTVTYLTILMSGLGFMLYDMVANSVGMAGIVLFLWLVAKLTKMLTGSWSKTLKELGMNALFKTTRRRLATAGGLAVFGVLLFAWSPQISIATKGKVDAQFLTVYAREGGFVTQVNYDAGRRLTVAPGQPLVTLRAPGLDLERARLLSRRQIQDLNRNRALTTGDRKLLQRMDIEARLVDEQMRALADRARYLTIAAPAGDWLVEGPPPVNLEGRYFGAGTTLLKLMPARQRHINVVLSQADLALVAEGNTALIQLRGDAPAILVGKVWRVTPVTRMDGNNRLFQVRIHLHIPDTMPSPPPDTEGEVKIYGEKVPLWLHILRPIRQGLRADLWI